GTTTAAAAAGCTGATCATGGGATAACAACACAAAAGCCACGCAAACATCGCGTGGCTTTTTTCAGAAAGTCATAATCTGTTAAATCATCAGTTTTCCAGCTGATACGTCAGGGTGATTTCCGCTTTCAGCACCTGAGAAACCGGGCAGCCAGCTTTGGCTTTTTGGATGATTTCATCAAATTTATCTTTATCAATACCAGGCAGCTTCACTTTGCTGTCGAGCGCGATTTTGGTGATGGCAAAGCCGCCGTCCACTTTATCGAGTGAAACATCTGCGACAGTATCAATGCTTTCCGGCGTGTGCCCTGCCTCGCCGAGCATCAGCGAGAGCGCCATGGAGAAGCAGGCTGAGTGCGCCGCGCCAATCAGTTCTTCCGGGTTGGTGCCGGGCTTGCCTTCAAAACGGGTGTTGAATCCATAGGGCTGTTCCTTCAGGGCACCACTTTCAGAAGAGATGTAACCTTTACCGTGTTTAATATCGCCTTCCCAGTGTGCCT
This genomic interval from Rahnella aquatilis CIP 78.65 = ATCC 33071 contains the following:
- a CDS encoding OsmC family protein — encoded protein: MTIHKKGQAHWEGDIKHGKGYISSESGALKEQPYGFNTRFEGKPGTNPEELIGAAHSACFSMALSLMLGEAGHTPESIDTVADVSLDKVDGGFAITKIALDSKVKLPGIDKDKFDEIIQKAKAGCPVSQVLKAEITLTYQLEN